ctttccaaagtgaatcacctcacacttttccacattaaactccattttgaacctctcagtccagctctgcagcttatctatgtccctctgtaactgccAACATCCTTAGTCAGTATGCACAACTCTACCgcctttagtgtcatctgcgaatttACGAACccaccttctatgccctcatccaggtcatttataaaatgatgaagagcagtggacccaaaacagatccttgtggtacctcactagtaactgaactccaggatgaatatttcccattaaccaccaccctctgtcgtctttcagctagccaatttctaatgCAAAACTTTGATTTGTTCAAAAAATGCGCAAAATgctggcagtcaatgcaggcagtgaaTGCATATAATAGTTtgtaaatttcactttggaaaCCGAACCTGTCAGATtcaaaattgggatacagactgACTGTGACCTcgtacctttaatgcattgtctgagctgaggtgtcaccttttgttacaaaccttaagttatctcgagaaggtgatttgttagaagttctgagatttacatattaatgattcctacaacccattctgaaagattAAAGACTGATGGTTTGCCACGTCTGTATGTTGAGTTTCTCTCTGGTGTTGGTGTCAATGCCTTGACCCCGGGTCTGGTCGTTTCTAAAGACGCTGTATTGCAGGTTTATCCTGAATTTAGACAGTTTTTCTTTGCTTTCCAAAATCAGATCTGCTCACACTGAGCAgtatcccaatgttgtgaaagatgTGAACTTTCAGGTAGTGTTATTCAAAAGAGATGTTTTTACTTTTTtggccctgtaagatcctgaattagcacccttcaggagaattagagtggagtgagaatggatgggggggggggggtgggatggtgctttcaattttgtagaATAACAAACGAAAAGATTGTTCTGCAGAAAAAGAATTGCTTGTTgtgaatttctaccctggactgaTGTGAAAGTGAAGATTTGAGAccgcccagggaatcccttgtggactcagacctgtaaaGCCTCTCTCTTGGTTCGTCCCGGAAATCGTACTgtttggaagtctggaataaaaacttGTTAGTTATGGACAGTTTAGTATAATTTTAGTTATCTCCTTTATTCACTAATAGCATCACTGTGACAACATAACATTGATACCTATAAgctaaactaactaggttctaataatCTAGGAGAGTAGGTTACCAGCTGTCCAGATGCCCAGCAGGCGACTCCAATGTAttgatacaaagtggcttcctttctacaaaagtttgaaaaaggaattgcatgttcttaattagacagataacagtgaaagacaataattcataAGGAAGAAAAGCTCATTGACAGATCTGTGAAGCTTGACTAATCACTCCTACAGGCCCGAAGCCATTCGTCAGGTGGGAAAAACAGCTGAGTTAGGCGCCTGCGAGCGAGATAACCTCCTCTCATAAAGAGGTATCAGTCTCAGCTAATTGGAGAGTTCACAAGATAACCTCGCACAGCTCACATGTCAGATACAGTTGTTTTATAAAACAGCTTCTTAGTAAGGAGGGCAAACGTTCAATCATAAAATGGTTTCCCGACACATTGTGCAAGAATCTCTTCAATATCCGACCGAGAATAATTTCTAAGCTGGGAGCAGACTCCTGCTTTTTAAGCCCTAAATCATTCTGTccctgaggctgagatgttaccGTGAGGTTTCATTTCAACTGATTCATTCGTCTTCGAATGGAACATGCCTTCTTTTCAAGTTTGTGATTGAAATTCGaataagacataagatctgattaGTTAGAATTGATAGTGGGGCAGTCTGTAAAGTCTGTAAaaacagcaagtaagttaaagcttTATCAATATTTCCTTTCACAGAGTTTGCATTTCATAACCAGAATTGGCTACTCAAAAGCACCAAAAAGTCTCGAAGCGCAATTAAAGTCAATCCATAGCAGCtaagcactaagagttaattttctactggaTTCAACAGGCTCAGCACTAAAATggtgtccttttgaactctcagGTCAGGGTTTTGTAACAGCAAAGATTTATTTTCTCTGGGACTGCCCTGCTTGCAAGGGGTATAAGAATCCATTATAACTGACAGCAACTGACCGTTAATTACAAAGCTTTTGATAGTACCGAGTTTCgtttcagggtcagaatcaaacacggtcattaatttcacaagggaatggctgtgaatgttatcacttggtgtcctgttcatACAGATTCACTGATGCTAAGGCAAACGTTCTTAATTGtcttacagcatcctgttatcacttggtaaGCCCAGGTGTCCCTATCTTTTGCATTCTTTCGGATCCCCCCTTTTCTGAGCCTTGCTGTCTGTCTATTTTCTAGTGCaataaatgtgttctataattcagcattacattgagtctaaatgtttaaagacaagttttaaggctatagaccTTCTCAGTGAcaatgatgacttttgtaatctctttttacagagtatttgatatgaaaactgaagtttaaaaaacaacagatgaagggcttatgcccaaaacaccgactctcctgctcctcagatgctgcctgacctgctgtgcttttccacacttttcgactcggaCTCCCAAGCGTCTGCTGTCCTCAATTTCaagtcaatgtctgacagtcgtTCAGTCCATTGGGCCTGTAACGAGTTTTGACtaagattctgtgagaaggagcaaagtttTTTGGTCCCTGTttcagtacgttttcagcatcagtgggacggAATGAGAGATCCTACTGTTacagtgcactgagtgtggaaCCTAAAACAGTTATtcagcctggaaagaggaattcacggtgggGAGGGACTGTACACATGTTTGTGTACCgctgaagcttcagccatggagaaacccgaggaatccctcCCCGTGGAGAAATcttggaagtgtggcgactgtgggaaaggcttccatgTCCCGTCTGTCCTGGAggctcatcggcgcagtcacactggggtcaggccattctcctgccctgagtgtgggaaggggttcagcagttcctccaccctgctgaggcacagacgggtccacacaggggagaggcccttcagctgctccgagtgcgggaaggccttcagcaattcctctgacctactgaagcaccagcgtgtccacaccggggagagaccatttgcctgcccagagtgcgggaaggggttcAGCAGTTCCTCCGCCTTGCTGacccaccagtgggtccacacaggggagaagcccttcagctgccccaagtgtgggaaggccttcacccagGCCTtttccctgctgaggcaccagagtgtccacaccagggagagaccattcgcctgcccagagtgcgggaaggggttcagcgattcctctgccctgctgacccaccggcgggtccacacaggggagaggcctttcagctgtcctgagtgtgggaaggccttcacacatgcctccaacctgctgacccaccggtggGTCCATACCAGGGAGACGCCCTTCagttgccccgagtgtgggaaggccttcagcaatttctcCCACGTGGTgatccaccggcgggtccactccggggagaggccattcacttgtcctgagtgcgggaaggccttcagcaattcctctgacctactgaagcaccagcgggttcacaccggcaagcggcccttcagctgccctgtgtgtgggaaggccttcacccagTCCTGCAACTTGCAGAGGCACCAGCGGGGGCACCAGCGCTCCCAACAATCGGATTCTGCCGGTGAGGCTGCTGTGGGTCACCCCCAGGACTGAACCTCCTGCCCAGTCTGACAGTGGGAGAGTTGGtgggcttgttttgttttctgctggacagcacccactcccacggtggctcagtggtgagtagcattgcctcccagtgccagggacctggctttgattccactattggggcaactatctgtgtggagtttgcacattctcctcctgtgcctgtgtggggtttcctctgggtgttccggtttcctcccacagtccaaaggtgtgcaggcagGGTGGATTGGcgaagctaaattgtcccagtgttcagggatgtgtaggtgtggtgtattagtcaggggaaatgtcgagtaatagggtagggaaatgggtctgggtgggttactcttcagagggtcagtttgaacttgttgggctgaaggacttgtgtccccactgtagggattctgtgattctatgaacgcTGCTGCTCATTGAGCCCGGGACTGCGCATTCCCACTGAAACAATCTGCACAAACCTAAGCCTGCAAGGCcattggagcagaagttaggccattcagcccatcgagtctgctctgccattcgttagagacaaaaataaactgcagatgctggaatccagagtaggcaagcaggaggctgggagaacacagcaagccaggcagcagcagcagtgaagtcagtgtttcaggtaTTAACCCAAATCATTGACTTCTCtaccagaaatgatttaccaggatgttgccgagaggttgaatagactggggctgttttcgctggagtgtcagaggttgtggggtgaccttatatgggcttataaaatcatgaggggtatggatagggtaaataatctCCCTGGAGGTTGcacagtccagaaccagagggtttatggtgagaggggaaagatttaaatgggacctaaagggcaaccttttcatccagagggtgatgcatgtatggaatgagctgccagaagaagtggtggaggctggtacaatgacagcttttaactggcatctggatggggacatgaataggaatggttgagggggatgtaggccaagtgctggaaaccgatcctttggtccaactcattcatgctgaccagatatccgaaattactctagtcccgtttgccagcacttggcttgtatccctctaaactcttcctgtacatacacccatccaggtgcttttcgattagattccctgcagcttggaaacaggcccttcggcccaacacgttctcaccgaccctccgaagagtaacccaccctaacactacaggcaacttagcatggccaattcaccgaacctgcacatctttgtgactgtcggaggaaacccgcgcagagatggggagagtgtgcaaactccacacgcagttgccagaggctggaatcgaacctgggaaccctagtgctgtgaggcagcaatgctaaccactgagccaccgtgtcacccaaggCTTGTGCATGTTGAcattgtcccagcatccactacttcctttggcagctcactgcatccatgcaccaccctctgtatgaaaaagttgcccctcgcgtcccttttaaaatgtttctcctttcactttaaacctattcccGCTAGTCCTGGActcgcagggaaaagaccttgactatttaccctatccgtgcccctcatggcTTTTTAGACCTCGATAAggcaacccctcagcctctgagaccccagggtaaacaaccccagctta
The window above is part of the Hemiscyllium ocellatum isolate sHemOce1 unplaced genomic scaffold, sHemOce1.pat.X.cur. scaffold_1614_pat_ctg1, whole genome shotgun sequence genome. Proteins encoded here:
- the LOC132810309 gene encoding gastrula zinc finger protein XlCGF8.2DB-like; protein product: MEKPEESLPVEKSWKCGDCGKGFHVPSVLEAHRRSHTGVRPFSCPECGKGFSSSSTLLRHRRVHTGERPFSCSECGKAFSNSSDLLKHQRVHTGERPFACPECGKGFSSSSALLTHQWVHTGEKPFSCPKCGKAFTQAFSLLRHQSVHTRERPFACPECGKGFSDSSALLTHRRVHTGERPFSCPECGKAFTHASNLLTHRWVHTRETPFSCPECGKAFSNFSHVVIHRRVHSGERPFTCPECGKAFSNSSDLLKHQRVHTGKRPFSCPVCGKAFTQSCNLQRHQRGHQRSQQSDSAGEAAVGHPQD